A stretch of DNA from Methylogaea oryzae:
GCGGCTCTGGGCCCGCACGAACGCTTGGAGGCGGTCCAAGCGCTGCCTTCCAAACAATGGCGCATCCATACGGTGGAAGAAAATGCTTTGCCCACTTTCCAGCCCGGATTCACCGCCGATTTGGAGCAAGCGGCGGGATCGTCGATGGTTGTGGAAGGCGCGTGGCGCACACGGGCATCCGATTGCCGCCACACCTTGGTTCAGTGTCCGACGACGCGCAATACCGGGGCTGTCGTTCGTTTCGCGGACGGCCAGCGTTTGCTGATCGAAGACATCCGCGAGAGCCCGGGCCGGCTGCCAAAGCTGGAAATGTTCATGACCGGATTGCCCATCTTTTTCGCCATTATGGGGGTGGTGGCGTGGTTCGCGACCAGGCTGGTGTTGCAACCGTTGCGACAATTGTCCGAGGCCGCCGAAGCGTTCGGCCGCGATCCCGATCATCCCCCGATCGACGAGACCGGACCCGCGGAGGTTCGTCAGGCGATGGCCACTTTTAATCGTATGCGCCAGTGCCTTCGCGCTTATATCGAAGAGCGCACCCATATTCTCGCGGCCATCACCCATGACCTTAAAACGCCCCTTACCCGGATGCTCCTGCGATTGGAACAATGCACGGACGAACCGTTGCGTCTGCGCCTCGCGGAGGACGTGGCCGCGATGCAGCGTTTGGTAAACGAGGGCTTGGAGTTGGCGCGGAGCATAGACCTTTCGCAGCCGATACGGATTTTGGATCTTGGCGCGCTTTTGCAGAGCCTGTGCGACGATACCGAAGACGCCGGCGCCGCTGCGCGATTTTCAGGGCAGGGCGAGGCGTTTGTGTCGGGACGGCCGGAAGCGTTGAGACGCAGCTTTCTGAATCTCATCGACAATGCGGTGAAGTACGGGGGCGGCGCGCGCGTGGACATGGAGCGGCAAGACGGCGATTGGCTGATTCGGATTCGGGATTTCGGTCCTGGTATCCCCGAACAACATTTGCACGACGTGATGCAGCCGTTCTTCCGCCTGGAAGCCTCGCGTTCGCGGGAAACCGGCGGTACCGGCCTGGGGCTGCCCATCGCCGCCAATTTGCTGACCGGTCAAGGAGGCGCGTTGAGTCTCCGCAATCACCCCGGCGGCGGATTGGAGGTTTGCGTGAAGTTGCCCATGGCCGGCCCGCCGGCATCCGTTTGAACCGGGGCTTGTTCCGCATGAGGCATTGCAATCAACTCGCGTGGTGCTGTCTGGCATGCGTCGTGTCGCTGGCGGCGGCTTGTTCGCTCTGGCGCGGCTACGAGCCGGTGAATCGGGATGCGGAAATGGAGCGGTTCACGAGCCATGGCGGATATGCGCCGCAAAACTACGCCGTGAGTTCCACCCGCGAAACGTGGTCGCATGACGGCGCGCTGCTGGACGTTTCCATTTCGATTCCCAGCGCGCCGGGAAAGCGGCCCGTCGTCTTCTATTTGCCGGGGATGGGGGAGGGCGCGGCGAACGGCGAATTGTGGCGGCGGCAGTGGGCGCAAGCGGGGTACGTCGTCGTATCCATGCAGCCGAAGGAGTACGGCGAAGCTTCCTTGGCCAACAAGCAGGGGGGTGCCGGCGATCCCGGTTCGCCGGGCCGGACGGCTTTTTCAGAAGCAGTGCTGAAAAATAACGTTTCCCAGTTCCTGTGGGGGCTGGGAAAGATCGCGGATCGTCTGCGGAGCGGCAACGAGCGATACGCGCCGCTCGACTTAAGCCGCGTGGCCTTGGCCGGTTACGACTTGGGGGCGCAGACCGTGCTGCGGCTGGCGGCGGCGCCGAAGGGTCTGCCGGTTCCGAGTCCGGTATCCGCGTTCCGGGCCGTGATCGTCATGGGCGCGCCGGTCGCCACCTTCTCGGGGAAAGTCGCCGGCGATATTCGTATGCCGTTATTGCTCGTCGGCAACGGGCGGCCCGATAACCCGGCTGGAGCTTCCGCGCCGGAAAAGTCCGCTTGGCTTGGTTTGCCGGCCGGACAAAAGTATTGGTTGTCGCTTGAGCGGGCCAGCCACCGCTTGTTGTCCGGCTCCATGAGCAACGGCAGCTACTGGTCGGAAGTCATCGACGTTGACAGCAGCGAGCGCGGGGGCAGGGCTGCCCGCGGCCGCCCTGGCTACGATGGGGTTACCGGCGCAACGTCGTCCGCCGGGGGGGATTGGTTGCGGGCCACCGACACCGCCTACGGCTCCGGGCAAACGCCCGTCGAATACGACGCCCTTGGCGGCGCGAGTTCGCGCGGCGGCGGTAGGTCGCGGAATTCCGCCCCCTCCGGTGGGAATCGAGGCAGCCAAAGGAACACGGGCGACAGAAGTCGGCAGGACATCGAGTCGCAAGCCAGGGCGGCGCGGCAAATGGCTATCGTCGCCAGCGTGACGACCGCTTTTCTCGATGCGACCGTGCAGGCTTCGACGGAGGCGCACGATTGGCTGGCGGAGGAGGCGTCTTCCTGGCTTGAGGATTACGCGCAGTGGCTGCAACGCTAGCGGAGTAAGGGGCCCGGCGGACTGTTCCGCGCTCGCAAGGGTGGCGGCCGGCGTTGCCAAGCCGCTGGATGCGGTGTAAATTTGACACATGAATTTTGCGTGTATTGCCGTTGCCCTGCGTTGATGGCGTCCCGTGGCGATACGGCAAGCGCTTCCCTCGTTTTGAGAAATCATTCTGTTGCCGGTTGGTGGCGTGGTTCTTGATTCAGTATGTCGCCCGTTCGACTCCGGTTGCCGATACCAATGCGGTTAAAGGCTTGCAGCGATGCGGGCCTTTTGTTTTTAGCCTTGCGAAAAGGCGTCCCGCAGAATCTTTTCTCGTCTTCTTTCAGCGTCCCGGCGGCGCGAGTTCCCTATAAGGCATGAATCCAAGCATGGCGATTGTTCCGTGTGCAGCGAAAACGGCGAAGGTGTGGGCATGACCATACTGTTGACAGGCGCCACCGGTTATCTGGGCAAGCACTTGCTGGCCGGTCTGCTGGGGCAGGGGGAGCGGGTGGCGGTGGTGGTCAGGCCGCGCGGCGAGGCGCTGGCCGAGCGGGTGCTGGATGTGCTGCAGCCGTTCGCGCTGCCGGCGGAATGCCTGGGGCCCGACCATCTGACCGTGCTGGCCGGCGACGTGACCGAAGCGCATTTGGGCCTGTCCGAGGCCGACAGGGCGGAGTTGCGCCGCCAAGGCGTGCGCGCGGTGCTCCACAGCGCCGGCTTGACCCGCTTCGAGGAGGAGTTGGCCGAGCGCCTGGATTGGTTCAACCGCCAGGGCACCGTCCATGCCTACCGCTTGGCGCGGGATTTGGGCGCGGCCGAATTCCACCATGTGAGCACGGCTTTCGTGGCGGGCGAGGGGGATGCCGAGGGCGCGTTTTCCGCCGCCGACCTCGAGCGAGGGCAACGTTTCCGCAACCCCTACGAAAAATCCAAGTTCGAAGCGGAGCGTTTCCTGCGCGCCGCCCATGCCGAAGACGGCATGCCCATCAACGTTTATCGCCCCAGCATCTGCGTCGGCGGCGTGCCGCCCATCGGCAAGGGGCAGTCCACCAGCACGGTCTACGCTTTCCTCAAAGCGGGGCATTTCCTCAAAACCGCGACCCTGCGCGACCTGAAGCGCGGCGCGGGATCGTTTTCGCGCGGCGGCGGCATGGCGGGGGGCGGCGGCAGCCTGCATCTGCCCTTGCGCATCGTCGCCGACGCGGCGGTGGAGCAGAACCTGGTGTCGGTGGAGTATGTGGCCGAGTCTACCCTGGCCGGGCTGCGGCGCGGGGCGTCCGGTTATACGGTGGTGCCGCAATTGGGCGCCCGCGCCATCGCCATCGGCGAAATGCGCGACATCTTTGCCACCGTGTTGGGCGTGACTGGGGTGGAAATGGTCGACGAAAGCGCCTTCGACGTTGCGCCGGCGACTTTCGTCGAGCAGTGCTTCGCCCGCGCGACCCAGAGCTATCTGCCGTACTTGTTTTCCGAGAGCCGTTTCGCCGAAGAGCCGTCGCCGCCGGGATTTCCCCGCGCCGCGGACTACGCCGTGGATCTGACCCGCATCGCCCACGATTTCCTCTCCGCCATGGAAGCTCCGGAGCGGGGGGCGGACGCGAGGGGCGCCTTGACGCGGCTGGCCTTGGACGCGTTGCAAGTGTCCGGGCCGGCGGATTACTTCGATCGCCTGGTCGAGGGGCAAATCGGCCGAGGTTTCCTGCGGCGGATGGCCTTCGCCGACGCGCGCATCCAATTCGCCATCGACGACAGTCCTCCTTTCAACCGCACCATTCACTTCGCTTCCGGCGTGGCGAAATATGCCGAGCCCGCCGACAGCCAACGGCCGGATTGCACTTTGTCCATGGATCGCGAGCTGTTCGACGCCGTCATGGGGGGGCGCGAGGACCTGCGAAAAGGGTTTTTCACCGGTCGGGTGAAGTTGCGCGGCAACAAGGCGATCGGCCTCAAGTTCGGTTTCCTGTTGGGCCAGTACCTGCGTCAGAGCGACGAGCACGTGCTGGAGGAGTTGGCGGGCTAACCGACCCGCCGGGAAGCCGGCGAGTTGGATTTGCCAATCCTTCATCGACGGCTATGTTTGTCTTATAGGGCGTCATTCCGACGCATGAGGCAGTGTCTTGAGCGCCGTCATCCCGATTAAACGCTACGCCACGATAGTCATGGTGCTGTGGACCTCGCTGGTAAGCGCTTCGCTTGCCTGGAACGTCTGGCTGCAGCGGCGGGCCGTGGTGGATATCGCCAAAATCGAGGCGGAGGCGTTTATCAACAAGGATCTGTCGCTGCGTTCCTGGGCCAGTTCCCACGGCGGCGTGTATGTTCGGCCCACAGCGGAAACCCCGCCCAACGCTTATCTCCAGGTGGCCGATCGGGACGTGGTGACGACCGGGGGGATGTCCCTCACCTTGATGAATCCCGCCTACATCACCCGGGAAGTGCATTCCCGCTTCGCCCGGCAATTCGGCGTGTACGGCCACATGACGAGCCTGCAGCTGAAAAATCCGCTGAATGCCCCCAACGACTGGGAGCGGCAGGGGCTGCAGCGCTTCGCCGAGGGGAAATTAAAAAATTATGTCGGCTTCAGCGAGCGGGAAGGCAAGCCTTATCTGGACCTCATTAAACCCATGTTCATGGAGGAGTCCTGCCTGGCTTGCCATGCCTGGACGCAAATTCCCGTCGGCGGAGTGCGCGGCGGCATCGTGGCCTCCGTGCCGTTGACGCCCCTGCGGGACAAAACGGCGGCGGTGATCCGGCAAATGGCCGTTTCCCACGGCGGCTTCTGGTTGATCGGTATGGCGGTGATCGGCTGGATCGGCCGCAAGGCGAAGCATATTCAACAGGAGCGGGCGCAATCGGAAAGCGAGCGGCAGGAGCTGTATATTCAGGCCACCCACGATCCGTTGACCGGCTTGTTCAACCGCCGCTACCTCAACGAGGTCTTGCCGCGCGAATTGTATCGAGCCAAGCGCACGGGAGCGGCCTTGTCCCTCGCCATTTTGGACATCGACCACTTCAAGCGCTTCAACGACGAATACGGCCACAAAGCGGGCGACAATGTCTTGCGCACCCTGGGGGAATATTTACGCGCCAATTTGCGCAAATGCGATATCGCCTGCCGATTCGGCGGGGAGGAAATCCTCATCATCATGCCCGAGACCGGCGCGGAAGAGGTAAGGCGCCGGTTGACGGTGCTGTTCGAGCACTTCCGCGAGCTGTCCATCGCGCACCAGGACGCCACTCCCTTGCCGCCGGTAACCGTGTCCGTCGGCATCGCCGAATATTGGGCCGAGGCGGAGCAGGATGCCGATCGGTTCTTGTCGTTGGCGGACCGGGCGCTTTATCGCGCCAAGGCCGAGGGGCGCGACCGAATCGTGATTTTCTCCGATTCCGTCGGCGACGCCCCCGCAGGGGAGGAGTAGGTCGTCGTCGACGCCGGGCGTTTAACGCCGCCCGCCCAGCAGCAGCCGGTTGACGAGCAAGGCGATGCTCCGGGTCGGCAGCCGTCCGCCCAAGGCGAGCAGCTTGTTGACGAGCCCCGGGACGCAGACGCTTTGGCCCCGCCGCATGGCCAGGTAGCCGGCCTTGGCGACCTGTTCCGCCCGGCTTACCAGCGGGCCGTTGAACAGCGGCGTTTGGGCGAAGCCGCCCGCGTCCTGGAAACGGGTTGCCACCGGTCCCGGGCACAGCGCCGTCACGCTGACGCCGCTGTGCCGCAGTTCGGCCGACAAGCCGCCGGAAAACGACAGGACGAAGGCCTTGCTGGCGTAATAGACCGCGGCGCCGGGCCCGCCCGGCTGATAGGCGGCCAGGGAGGCGACGTTGAGCAGCTTGCCCGATTTTCTCGCCAGCATGTCCGGCAGCAGGCAATGGCTCAGGCCGACCAGCGCTTCCATGTTCAACCGCATCATGGACAGCTGCCGCTCCAGGGGAACGGCGGCGAAATCGCCGTGGCTACCCACGCCGGCGTTGTTGACCAGATAGTCGACGCGGATGCCGGCCCGTTGCAGCGCCCGATGCACTTGTTGCGCGGCGCCGGGTTGGGAAAGGTCCTGCGCCAGCGCGGTGGCTTCGACGGCGTACCGCGCTTTGATCTCCTCGGCGTATACCGCCAACCGTTCGGCATCCCTGGCGACCAGCACCAGATTAACGCCGTCGGCGGCGAATAGGCGGGCCAGTTCCGCGCCGATGCCGGAGGTGGCGCCGGTAACGAGCGCGGTTTCTTGAAGGTTTCGAGTCGGGTCGGTCATGTCGGTTTATCGCGGCAGAGCATGAAGGGGCGACGCGGCGGCGGGAAGCGCGTCGAGGGATGGACTAAAATTCGCGCAAGCGGCTAGGCGCTGTCTTATTCACTATTGTCGATTAAATATCCCATGAAAGGTGCTTTAGAAAGTTT
This window harbors:
- a CDS encoding SDR family NAD(P)-dependent oxidoreductase — encoded protein: MTDPTRNLQETALVTGATSGIGAELARLFAADGVNLVLVARDAERLAVYAEEIKARYAVEATALAQDLSQPGAAQQVHRALQRAGIRVDYLVNNAGVGSHGDFAAVPLERQLSMMRLNMEALVGLSHCLLPDMLARKSGKLLNVASLAAYQPGGPGAAVYYASKAFVLSFSGGLSAELRHSGVSVTALCPGPVATRFQDAGGFAQTPLFNGPLVSRAEQVAKAGYLAMRRGQSVCVPGLVNKLLALGGRLPTRSIALLVNRLLLGGRR
- a CDS encoding diguanylate cyclase, with the protein product MSAVIPIKRYATIVMVLWTSLVSASLAWNVWLQRRAVVDIAKIEAEAFINKDLSLRSWASSHGGVYVRPTAETPPNAYLQVADRDVVTTGGMSLTLMNPAYITREVHSRFARQFGVYGHMTSLQLKNPLNAPNDWERQGLQRFAEGKLKNYVGFSEREGKPYLDLIKPMFMEESCLACHAWTQIPVGGVRGGIVASVPLTPLRDKTAAVIRQMAVSHGGFWLIGMAVIGWIGRKAKHIQQERAQSESERQELYIQATHDPLTGLFNRRYLNEVLPRELYRAKRTGAALSLAILDIDHFKRFNDEYGHKAGDNVLRTLGEYLRANLRKCDIACRFGGEEILIIMPETGAEEVRRRLTVLFEHFRELSIAHQDATPLPPVTVSVGIAEYWAEAEQDADRFLSLADRALYRAKAEGRDRIVIFSDSVGDAPAGEE
- a CDS encoding SDR family oxidoreductase, with the translated sequence MTILLTGATGYLGKHLLAGLLGQGERVAVVVRPRGEALAERVLDVLQPFALPAECLGPDHLTVLAGDVTEAHLGLSEADRAELRRQGVRAVLHSAGLTRFEEELAERLDWFNRQGTVHAYRLARDLGAAEFHHVSTAFVAGEGDAEGAFSAADLERGQRFRNPYEKSKFEAERFLRAAHAEDGMPINVYRPSICVGGVPPIGKGQSTSTVYAFLKAGHFLKTATLRDLKRGAGSFSRGGGMAGGGGSLHLPLRIVADAAVEQNLVSVEYVAESTLAGLRRGASGYTVVPQLGARAIAIGEMRDIFATVLGVTGVEMVDESAFDVAPATFVEQCFARATQSYLPYLFSESRFAEEPSPPGFPRAADYAVDLTRIAHDFLSAMEAPERGADARGALTRLALDALQVSGPADYFDRLVEGQIGRGFLRRMAFADARIQFAIDDSPPFNRTIHFASGVAKYAEPADSQRPDCTLSMDRELFDAVMGGREDLRKGFFTGRVKLRGNKAIGLKFGFLLGQYLRQSDEHVLEELAG
- a CDS encoding sensor histidine kinase, which produces MNLLAALGPHERLEAVQALPSKQWRIHTVEENALPTFQPGFTADLEQAAGSSMVVEGAWRTRASDCRHTLVQCPTTRNTGAVVRFADGQRLLIEDIRESPGRLPKLEMFMTGLPIFFAIMGVVAWFATRLVLQPLRQLSEAAEAFGRDPDHPPIDETGPAEVRQAMATFNRMRQCLRAYIEERTHILAAITHDLKTPLTRMLLRLEQCTDEPLRLRLAEDVAAMQRLVNEGLELARSIDLSQPIRILDLGALLQSLCDDTEDAGAAARFSGQGEAFVSGRPEALRRSFLNLIDNAVKYGGGARVDMERQDGDWLIRIRDFGPGIPEQHLHDVMQPFFRLEASRSRETGGTGLGLPIAANLLTGQGGALSLRNHPGGGLEVCVKLPMAGPPASV